The window AAAGTTTCACATGAAGTGGCTGTGGCACTTGCTGAAAGTGAATTTGAAAAATTCAGAATTGTACAAGATAAATTATTGGAAAGTGATTTTGATAAGGCAGTAAAAAAAATTTCGGTATCAACCGATAAAAAGACAAAATAATTATGGCAGAATATATCAATGTAGAAAAACCGTTTTTAGATAAACTGCGCCAGTTAGGTTGGCAAGTGATAGACCAAGGCATTGGCGTTCCACAAGACCCTTCAAAAAGTTTGAGAGAACACTTTAAGCAGGTGTTGTTGCCCCAAGTATTTAAAGACACCGTAAAGTCTATCAACAAAACGGCAGACGGCAAAGAATGGCTTACTGACAGACAGCTTGAGGAATTGCTTACAGAAATTCAAAGCTTTTCGAGCAAAACCTTGCATGAAGCCAATAAAGAAATTCACCGCTTATTGATTAAAGGCACAACGGTAAACAAAAACGAATTCACGGGTGAAGTGAACCCAACCGTTCGTTTGGTGGATTTCAAAAACTATGACAAGAACAGTTTTATTGCCATCAATCAGTTTCGTTTGCTTACTCCCGGTGCAAGCCGCCAGGGCATTATTCCTGATATTGTTTTATTTCTAAACGGTTTGCCATTGGTAGTGGTAGAAGCTAAGGATTTTGATGTGGCTGAACCATTAAGCGAAGCTTTTTTGCAGGTTACCCGATATGCCAATACCAGAGAAGATGATTACGGAGTAAAGGAAGGCGAAGAACGGCTTTTTCACTACAATTTGTTTAGCATCATTACCCACGGTTATGAAGCCCGTGTAGGAACCATCAGTGCTGATTTTGATTTTTACAACAATTGGGTGGACATATTTCCCGAAGAATACAAAACGGTTGCTTTCCCACCTGATGAAGAACGTCAGGAAGTAATGATTTGCGGAATGCTCAACAAGGAAATCTTGGTGGACATTCTGAAACACTTCACCCTTTTCATGGAAATCAAGAAAGGTGTGGAAGTGAAAATTGTAGCTCGTTACAATCAATACAGAGCCGTTGGCAAAATCATTCGTAATCTCCGTGAAGGAACAAACCCCAAAGAGAAAGGTGGTGTGGTTTGGCATACACAAGGGAGCGGAAAAAGTTTGACTATGGTGTTTCTTATCCGAAAACTCCGCAGCAGTGATGATTTAAAAGACCTGAAAATTATTTCCATTGTTGACCGTGTGGATTTGGAAGAGCAGTTGGCAGACACCTTGAAATATGCCAATGAATCATTGTCCATCATTGACAGTAAAACAGATTTGAACCTTTTGGATGATGATACCGGAAACTTAAATCTGGTGATGATTCACAAGTTTTTGGCAGACAACAATGTTTCGGCACAATCGCTGATTGATGCGGGTGTAGTTCCCAAGTTTGAAAAATTTGAAACCATCAACAACAGCGACCGCATCTTGCTGATGGTAGATGAAGCCCACCGTACACAAGGCGGAGACATGGGTGATAATTTGTTCAATGCTTTTCCGCAAGCCGTCCGAATTGGATTCACAGGAACTCCTTTACTAACCGAACGACACGAAATCAAAACGCATGAACGATTTGGTGGTAAATTGGATGAAAACGGTGAGCCGTGGATTGACAGTTACAAGTTTGATAAAGCAGTAGCCGACAGAGCCACTGTTGAAATCAAGTATATTGGAAAAGTTTCCAACGATAAAATAGATGATAAAGAACTGTTTGATGCTGAGTTTGAAGACCTTTTTCAGAAAAGAACTCAGGAAGAAAGAGAAGAAATTCAAAGGCGTTACGGTTCATTCATTGCCTATCTCGAAAGCAAAGACCGTATTGCCGAAATAGCTAAAGACATTGTTGAACATTATTACACCGATATTTTGGTGAATGGCTTTAAAGCACAAGTAGTGTCTTCAAGTATTGTGGCAGCTGTTCGCTACAAGTACGAACTGGAAACTGCAATCAAAGAGAAAATTGCTCAATTGAAAGCATTGCCTAATGATGAAAGAGATGATGACCGCATAAAGCAATTAGAATTTTTAAAAGTTGCTGCAGTAGTTTCGGGTATGGGTAACAATGAACTCGGTTACATCAGCAAGGCAAGAAGTGAAGCCAAAGATTGGGATGCTGTAAACAGCTTCAAAAAAGACTTTGACTATTCGCAGGAAGAAGGCGGACAATACAAAAAACCCGAATCAGGCATAGGAATTTTGTGTGTTTGCGACCGCTTGTTGACTGGCTTTGATGCTCCCATTGAGCAAGTAATGTATCTGGACAAAATCATGAAAGAACATGACTTGTTCCAAGCCATAACAAGGGTAAACA is drawn from Bacteroidota bacterium and contains these coding sequences:
- a CDS encoding HsdR family type I site-specific deoxyribonuclease; this encodes MAEYINVEKPFLDKLRQLGWQVIDQGIGVPQDPSKSLREHFKQVLLPQVFKDTVKSINKTADGKEWLTDRQLEELLTEIQSFSSKTLHEANKEIHRLLIKGTTVNKNEFTGEVNPTVRLVDFKNYDKNSFIAINQFRLLTPGASRQGIIPDIVLFLNGLPLVVVEAKDFDVAEPLSEAFLQVTRYANTREDDYGVKEGEERLFHYNLFSIITHGYEARVGTISADFDFYNNWVDIFPEEYKTVAFPPDEERQEVMICGMLNKEILVDILKHFTLFMEIKKGVEVKIVARYNQYRAVGKIIRNLREGTNPKEKGGVVWHTQGSGKSLTMVFLIRKLRSSDDLKDLKIISIVDRVDLEEQLADTLKYANESLSIIDSKTDLNLLDDDTGNLNLVMIHKFLADNNVSAQSLIDAGVVPKFEKFETINNSDRILLMVDEAHRTQGGDMGDNLFNAFPQAVRIGFTGTPLLTERHEIKTHERFGGKLDENGEPWIDSYKFDKAVADRATVEIKYIGKVSNDKIDDKELFDAEFEDLFQKRTQEEREEIQRRYGSFIAYLESKDRIAEIAKDIVEHYYTDILVNGFKAQVVSSSIVAAVRYKYELETAIKEKIAQLKALPNDERDDDRIKQLEFLKVAAVVSGMGNNELGYISKARSEAKDWDAVNSFKKDFDYSQEEGGQYKKPESGIGILCVCDRLLTGFDAPIEQVMYLDKIMKEHDLFQAITRVNRTKKGKTFGLIVDYIGITKHLQQALGIYTDKDKEKAQHFLNVFRDINKEIPVLEARYKRVLNLFTENNLNEIENFLNQKFTDQAAEFEFSESCIEQAKNIKFRAELLTYSKSFFDSLDLLFNTQAGGEYWVIAKRLGYLLWRIKDRYKDETMDLKWASQKVRQLIDKHLYSLGIDTKVQQVSILSDEFKSKVDYLNKTPKSKASEMEHAIRWHIKVNLEKDPTLYNRFKDRLETILNSYKENWEEIVKQLEGLREEMKVERKKDEPFFDLINTYLYNPTETEIEYCRVLTEKTLSIIKDSATIKNFWDKPSEIRTMEGKLQEEINFSNLLILKDRAAELSSELMKLAKNRMDRLN